The following coding sequences lie in one Buchnera aphidicola (Macrosiphum euphorbiae) genomic window:
- a CDS encoding peptide chain release factor 3: MFNSNHEQELSKRRTFAIISHPDAGKTTITEKMLLLGKAIRISGTIKGRGNGKYAKSDWMNIEKERGISVTTSVMQFTYKNILMNLLDTPGHQDFSEDTYRILTAVDCCLVVIDAAKGIEERTKKLIDVTRIHNTPIITFINKLDRDSREPIEILDEIEKELKLNCIPINWPISCGKNFKGVYQIYDKMVYLYKNKRFKKNFLNLDSFSDFYNGLVGEYIGTDIAISIHQELELIINIYSKFNKEKFLRGIITPIFFGSALGDFGIDHLLDSLIKWAPTPLYRQSSKRKVYPQEKKFTGFIFKIQANMDLKHRDRIAFMRIVSGQYTKGMKLKHVRVKKNITISDAFTFLAGDRISVNKAYPGDVIGLHNHGTIKIGDTFTEGEEIKFVGIPSFAPEIFRLIYLKNPLKRKQLKKGLVQLSEEGTVQVFRPILNNNLILGAIGILQFDVVIERLRAEYNIDAIYKKVNIILARWIRSKNGDSIDKFKNNHSTYLAYDTSNSLIYLAPSSANLDVVMTQNSDIFFDKIREQ; the protein is encoded by the coding sequence ATGTTTAATTCAAATCATGAACAGGAATTAAGCAAAAGAAGAACTTTTGCGATTATTTCTCATCCTGATGCGGGAAAAACTACTATTACTGAAAAAATGTTGCTACTTGGAAAAGCAATCCGTATTTCTGGAACAATAAAAGGCAGAGGAAATGGAAAATATGCTAAATCAGATTGGATGAATATTGAAAAAGAACGTGGGATTTCTGTAACGACTTCAGTTATGCAGTTTACATATAAAAATATTTTAATGAATTTGTTAGATACTCCTGGTCATCAAGATTTTTCAGAAGATACATATCGTATTCTAACTGCTGTAGATTGTTGTCTGGTCGTAATTGATGCTGCTAAAGGTATAGAAGAGCGAACTAAAAAACTTATAGATGTTACACGTATTCATAATACTCCTATTATTACTTTTATTAATAAATTAGATCGTGATAGTCGAGAACCAATAGAAATTTTAGATGAAATTGAGAAAGAGTTAAAACTAAATTGTATCCCTATTAATTGGCCAATAAGTTGTGGAAAAAATTTTAAAGGGGTTTATCAGATTTATGATAAAATGGTTTATTTATATAAAAATAAACGATTTAAAAAAAACTTTTTAAATTTAGATAGTTTTTCTGATTTTTATAATGGTTTAGTCGGCGAATACATTGGAACTGACATAGCTATATCTATTCATCAAGAATTAGAATTAATTATTAATATATATTCAAAATTTAATAAAGAAAAGTTCTTAAGAGGTATTATCACTCCTATTTTTTTTGGTAGTGCACTTGGAGATTTTGGAATTGATCATTTATTAGATAGTCTCATAAAATGGGCTCCTACTCCTTTATATCGTCAAAGCAGTAAACGTAAAGTATATCCTCAAGAAAAGAAATTCACAGGTTTTATATTTAAAATTCAAGCTAATATGGATTTAAAACACCGTGATAGAATAGCATTTATGAGGATTGTTTCAGGACAATACACAAAAGGAATGAAATTAAAACATGTACGAGTAAAAAAAAATATAACTATTTCTGATGCTTTTACTTTTTTGGCTGGCGACAGAATTTCAGTAAATAAAGCGTATCCCGGTGATGTTATAGGTCTTCATAATCATGGGACGATTAAAATTGGAGATACTTTTACAGAAGGTGAAGAAATTAAATTTGTTGGAATACCAAGTTTTGCACCAGAAATTTTTCGTCTTATTTACTTGAAAAATCCTCTTAAACGAAAACAATTAAAAAAAGGTTTAGTGCAATTATCTGAAGAAGGAACTGTTCAAGTATTTCGCCCTATTCTTAACAATAATTTAATTTTAGGTGCTATTGGAATATTACAATTTGATGTTGTTATTGAACGTTTAAGAGCAGAGTATAATATAGATGCAATATACAAAAAAGTTAATATTATTCTTGCTCGTTGGATTAGGTCTAAAAATGGTGATAGTATTGATAAATTTAAAAACAATCATAGTACTTATTTAGCATATGATACTTCTAATAGTTTAATATACTTAGCACCAAGTAGTGCTAATTTAGATGTAGTTATGACTCAGAATTCTGATATTTTTTTTGATAAAATACGAGAACAATAA